A segment of the Candidatus Methylomirabilota bacterium genome:
CGACGGTGCGCTCGGCGGTGCAGGCGCGGCTGCGGGGCGCCGTGGTCGTCAGCGAGACCGTCGGCGACCGGTCCGACGGCTCGGCGTGGGCCGAGGTCGCGCTGGAGCTGCGCTTGCGGGGGACCGGCGGCCTCACCGAGCCGGTCGTGGGCTGGGCCGCGTCGCGTCCCGTCAGCCCCTACCGTCCGGATCCCAGCTTCCGCGTCGACGAGCTCTACACGGGTCTCATCGTCGAGGCCTCCGACGCCGGGTTCTCGCCCGCGCTGGCGCCGCGGCTGATCGAGGAGGGCTCCGGCGCCGTGGTCTTCGGGCCGCAGATGATCCAGTTCGCGGCCATGAGCCAGCAGGGGCCCACGGGATACGCGGTGGCGATGAGCGAGGCGCGCCAGAACAGGCGCGTCGGCGCCAATCCGCTCATCGTCCGGGCCACCGGCGCCGCGGGCGGGCGGCGGGGAGACCTCCTGCTGGCGCCCAAGGACGCCCAGCGCGTGTTGGCGGCGGACCGCGCCGGGCGTTTCCTGGGCAAGGCGGCCGTGGTCGTCGTCCTCGGCAAGGACCAGCGCGAGCTCACGGCGCCGCCGGGCAAGCGCCACGCGCTCGTCATCGGGATCGACGACTACCCGCAGGAGTCTCCGAGCGGCGGTGCCAAGCTGAGCTACGCCGTGCGCGACGCGCAAACGCTCGCCCAACTCCTGACCCGGATGCCCGGGTTTGGACCCGACGGCGTCACGCTGCTCGAGAACGCCACCCGCGATCTGGTGATCGGGGCGCTGCGCGCCTTGCGCGCGCGGGTGAGCGACGAGGACAGCGTGATCGTCTTCTTCGCGGGGCACGGCGCGGTGGGGCCGGGAGGCGACGGGCGCCTCCATCACTACCTGCTTCCGCACGACGGCCAGCTCGCCGATCTCGCGGGGACCGCGCTGATGGACGATCGCCTCGAGGAGCTGATCGGTCAGCTCCCCACCCGGCAGGTGGTCGTGCTCCTCGATGCCGGCTACGTGGGCGGTGGGACCGGGACGATGCGCGCGCGGGGCCTCACGAACCCTTCCGCGACGCCGCTGCCGAAGCCACCGATCGAGGCCGGCGTCGGGCGCGTCGTCATCTCGGCCGGCACGCCCGATCATCCGGCGTTCGAGGACGACCAGCGGGGTGGTCTCTTCACCTCGTTCCTCGTGGAGGGCCTGCGCGGCGCCGCCGATCTCAACGGTGACGGGGCCGTCACGGTGCTCGAGCTCTACCAGTACGTGGCTCCCCGCCTCGGGGACTACGCGTGGCGGCAGTACCACGTCGAGCAGACGCCCCTGCTCGAGATCCGCGGGCCGTCGGGGGAGATCGTCCTGACGCGGACGCGGTAGTTGAATCGGAGGGGGCCTCGACGGCCCCCTCCGAGGCCTCCCGCAGAAAGGATTG
Coding sequences within it:
- a CDS encoding caspase family protein; translation: MTPRTRIGLAVLLAIAFPTPRVGHAEWWKEPPAGRLDQKIVDASGQTAARLRWDDGSIQIRARATTDGPPAPDQADERARALDAARQRAQLKLAEIVEGVTIDGATDVKNAMASEPTVRSAVQARLRGAVVVSETVGDRSDGSAWAEVALELRLRGTGGLTEPVVGWAASRPVSPYRPDPSFRVDELYTGLIVEASDAGFSPALAPRLIEEGSGAVVFGPQMIQFAAMSQQGPTGYAVAMSEARQNRRVGANPLIVRATGAAGGRRGDLLLAPKDAQRVLAADRAGRFLGKAAVVVVLGKDQRELTAPPGKRHALVIGIDDYPQESPSGGAKLSYAVRDAQTLAQLLTRMPGFGPDGVTLLENATRDLVIGALRALRARVSDEDSVIVFFAGHGAVGPGGDGRLHHYLLPHDGQLADLAGTALMDDRLEELIGQLPTRQVVVLLDAGYVGGGTGTMRARGLTNPSATPLPKPPIEAGVGRVVISAGTPDHPAFEDDQRGGLFTSFLVEGLRGAADLNGDGAVTVLELYQYVAPRLGDYAWRQYHVEQTPLLEIRGPSGEIVLTRTR